In one Corallococcus sp. EGB genomic region, the following are encoded:
- a CDS encoding outer membrane protein assembly factor: MADVRPLRLRFAVPLALAVLLTACATSSNQPTGPKVKSLKIEGAKQVKAGDIKDRILTSSTPWYAFWPFGKAHYFDTNAWQADLRRIERFYQAEGFYQAQVESNEVIPEGDDAVSLKVVVAEGAPTLIDRIEPHGLEALSRGPDQPSLRERERVLEELPVKVGDVFREEAWSATKDLVLQRLKDLGYAEAEVGGEVRVDVATQKAVVDLQIAPGLRYRFGNIFIATDANPQVPPRRIIEQAQGAVHKGAFFSEAALAEAQARVFRMGVFGAVKVNRGAPDRQNATVPVVVDVREAPFHSIKLGGGIGVDAARQEGRVLGEWTNRNFRGGLRRLTLRGRLGYAFIPSALSTLRNDINNQHAPIFSLTTEFEQPRFLFRDVALQASITAEKGLQQAYSFYGGYLKTGVIWTPHPSFSVFPSYNLQLYRLTGQVSLQESVPPIILGCENTVGKCDQALSFLELAFAWDRRNDRTEPRDGYYVGFSIQKGGGPLRGQYQYVRLLPDLRYYRSIGEKKELTLAVKVRAGTLDPAGGGQSSIVTRFFSGGATAMRGFNGQRLSPMTPLPPTYKKDDHGNVLLDANGNPILDSWDTVPVGGNSLFESSVEVRYMLTDALVLAVFYDSGLVGTQAFFGKNSPKLFGPEHYHAVGAGLRYLTVVGPIRLDLARRLNIGQGLPVSDPGYIYPSSGGCLGFGRSFDKGTRSAEAAYAGAPEGLCAIHISIGEAF; this comes from the coding sequence GTGGCCGACGTCCGACCTCTCCGACTCCGCTTCGCCGTGCCCCTCGCGCTGGCCGTGTTGCTGACGGCGTGCGCCACCAGCTCCAATCAGCCCACCGGGCCGAAGGTGAAGTCCCTGAAGATCGAGGGGGCGAAGCAGGTGAAGGCCGGGGACATCAAGGACCGCATCCTCACGTCCTCCACGCCCTGGTACGCGTTCTGGCCCTTCGGCAAGGCGCACTACTTCGACACCAACGCGTGGCAGGCGGACCTGCGGCGCATCGAGCGCTTCTACCAGGCGGAGGGCTTCTACCAGGCGCAGGTGGAATCCAACGAGGTGATCCCCGAAGGCGACGACGCCGTGAGCCTCAAGGTGGTGGTGGCCGAGGGCGCCCCCACCCTCATCGACCGCATCGAACCGCACGGCCTGGAGGCCCTGAGCCGGGGGCCGGATCAACCGTCGCTGCGCGAGCGTGAGCGCGTCCTGGAAGAGCTGCCGGTGAAGGTCGGCGACGTGTTCCGCGAGGAGGCGTGGTCCGCCACCAAGGACCTGGTGCTCCAGCGGCTCAAGGACCTGGGGTACGCGGAGGCGGAGGTCGGCGGCGAGGTGCGCGTGGACGTGGCCACGCAGAAGGCCGTGGTGGACCTCCAGATTGCCCCGGGCCTGCGCTACCGCTTCGGCAACATCTTCATCGCCACGGACGCCAACCCCCAGGTGCCGCCCCGGCGCATCATCGAGCAGGCGCAGGGCGCCGTGCACAAGGGCGCCTTCTTCAGTGAAGCGGCGCTGGCGGAGGCGCAGGCGCGCGTCTTCCGCATGGGCGTCTTCGGCGCGGTGAAGGTGAACCGGGGCGCGCCGGACCGGCAGAACGCCACGGTGCCGGTGGTGGTGGACGTGCGCGAGGCGCCCTTCCACTCCATCAAGCTGGGCGGCGGTATCGGCGTGGATGCCGCGCGGCAGGAAGGCCGCGTGCTGGGGGAGTGGACCAACCGCAACTTCCGCGGCGGCCTGCGCCGGCTCACCCTGCGCGGGCGCCTGGGCTACGCGTTCATCCCCAGCGCGCTGTCGACCCTCCGGAATGACATCAACAACCAGCACGCCCCCATCTTCAGCCTCACCACGGAGTTCGAGCAGCCCCGCTTCCTCTTCCGCGACGTGGCCCTGCAGGCCTCCATCACCGCGGAGAAGGGCCTCCAGCAGGCCTACTCGTTCTACGGCGGCTACCTGAAGACGGGCGTCATCTGGACGCCCCACCCCTCCTTCTCCGTCTTCCCCTCGTACAACCTGCAGCTCTACCGGCTGACGGGACAGGTGAGCCTGCAGGAGAGCGTCCCGCCCATCATCCTCGGCTGTGAAAACACGGTGGGGAAATGCGACCAGGCGCTGAGCTTCCTGGAGCTGGCGTTCGCCTGGGACCGGCGCAACGACCGCACCGAGCCGCGCGACGGCTACTACGTGGGCTTCTCCATCCAGAAGGGCGGCGGCCCCCTGCGCGGGCAGTACCAGTACGTCCGGCTGCTGCCGGACCTGCGCTACTACCGCTCCATTGGAGAGAAGAAGGAGCTGACGCTCGCGGTGAAGGTGCGTGCGGGCACGCTGGACCCGGCGGGCGGAGGGCAGAGCTCCATCGTCACGCGCTTCTTCTCCGGCGGCGCCACCGCGATGCGCGGCTTCAACGGCCAGCGGCTGTCCCCCATGACGCCGCTGCCGCCCACGTACAAGAAGGACGACCATGGCAACGTCCTGCTGGACGCGAACGGCAACCCCATCCTGGACTCGTGGGACACGGTGCCCGTGGGCGGCAACAGCCTCTTCGAGAGCTCCGTGGAGGTGCGTTACATGCTCACGGACGCCCTGGTGCTGGCCGTCTTCTATGACTCCGGCCTCGTGGGCACACAGGCGTTCTTCGGCAAGAATTCGCCCAAGCTGTTCGGTCCCGAGCACTACCACGCGGTGGGCGCCGGCCTGCGCTACCTGACGGTGGTGGGCCCCATCCGGCTGGACCTGGCCAGGCGCTTGAACATCGGGCAGGGATTGCCCGTCAGCGATCCCGGATACATCTATCCGTCCTCGGGTGGGTGCCTGGGCTTCGGACGCAGTTTCGACAAGGGCACGAGGTCCGCCGAGGCAGCCTACGCGGGCGCCCCGGAAGGGCTCTGCGCGATCCACATCTCCATCGGAGAGGCGTTTTGA
- a CDS encoding translocation/assembly module TamB domain-containing protein encodes MSDPTPPSPAPPHRRKRWGRRLLWGLLGFLGLVVLLVVGALVYATSPGGSARIARFGVDLANKQFKGRLELGGFDLDLNGAVLTGIKLYTPEGDLAAEIARVEARLNLSPLLGQRVDLTKVRIETPRLYLVQDERGLNLMRALEPREPKPEEPPTQSKSALRIDLKDFELSHGSVDFQQELPDGGERQVRLEELSAKGEGHYALADMDFAADLQATGGLTRPLQGPVRLALKGQGRDVVRQLDAQLGLAGIEADLGAKQTGETAAAVELRRLAVPPGPVKAFVPAYPLVVPIEAKGTASMDGDLAKANLAASAGKATLDLVGDVNLKTFRTSETTVKARGVNLAELMENGIPTNIAADLVAHGGGDSVETLDGDVALTVTPSKFRGQSVGPIELKASAKEGHYQVGNLRVLMPGAALIASGEGTAKSLQARGSLSAGDLKLLSAALDKLLPGGTVPPMSGSGSLELQVQGPPRSPGVKADGNFVALNYGDIAIQDLSLKANVPDVTRPLTTDATVLVSQLKTGGKTFRDLSLALTTGENRALKASVRVDGDATIALGVEGTVDADNEGLAMRVFSLSWPEATWTLQQPTHLTFGGGRIALQPPLSLASGPQTLRVAAVKDGERVDARIDLGAFDLSKLPRIAVPEDLGLGGTLSGHVAAKGRMARPDADVDLTLVDGRAHGYQGLGLQVKARYEKDRATGTLGAELNAARVSSKFDVPVQGVLRRRNEPLSLTVNLEKLDVAEALKLAQQPPGPTGQMTGTLVVDGSAKDPRLDLKVVGADLRYPNRPEALFAQALGFELHASSDANDATLGARLDVKGVAPQAYVQVKTPFTLGGVISKPPTPAQALEAPLHLEALVSELPLKLLQGADGVDKPDGTVTLKADVNGAALAPQGRVELVARGVTANGLPPLNGTALALAGNEDVKLTLDVQRPNGPLATLEARVLAPLAALQDREVASRVPFRMKGRVGPVPLTEIPGMSVQPAQGNRGPQGVLSMELVARGTPEAPELEVNAGLQGLGVAQTALGQARLHYSYSEAKSLFDAMLTAPGGGSLLLGGTMTLDLSLPAFQSAQGPAKKVDRAPVELSLRARRFDPTFLSGTSPYVRSLGGLIQADANLGGTVGAPTFKGDLAWKDGRLGLMGLGEYHDIQLALNASQERIDLKQLTAKSGNGTLELTATAKRQGQSGEFVLEGKGNTKNLPIVVEDQLMALLSLNLSMKGSLTERLVNISDLSIPEAHVELPEAKRKDLQPLERPVDVVLVRNGVPVDKRKKKEKTPTQVATSPKAQNPRNAPDSPGMPGNPQATPGDGGPSAPTSEAEAEALSEEGEEEAPPQRQFWVNINAPRNLWVRGTDLNVQLGLSEGFRVEYANEARIFGEVMVLLGRVDVLGRRFDVQRDSQVRFTGPVMTPYINVTAEHRNESAGVTVFVTVRGQGKDVTLKTTSDPALPESEIYTLLATGRRTLERGSGASMNAGAQAASVVGSFVANEARKAIASKLPLDVLSIEAGDSGISGTKLEVGTYVTDKIYVGYTGRVGANLQRGENANAVRFQYLFSPRWSLEGMYGDARAGSLDLIWTKEY; translated from the coding sequence TTGAGCGACCCGACCCCCCCCTCCCCCGCCCCGCCCCACCGGCGCAAGCGCTGGGGACGGCGGCTGCTGTGGGGCCTGCTGGGTTTCCTGGGCCTCGTCGTCCTGCTGGTGGTGGGCGCGCTCGTGTACGCCACCAGTCCGGGCGGCTCCGCCCGCATCGCCCGCTTCGGCGTGGACCTGGCGAACAAGCAGTTCAAGGGCCGGCTGGAGCTGGGCGGGTTCGACCTGGACCTCAACGGCGCGGTCCTCACCGGCATCAAGCTCTACACCCCGGAAGGCGACCTGGCGGCGGAGATCGCCCGCGTGGAGGCGCGGCTCAACCTGTCCCCGCTCTTGGGCCAGCGGGTGGACCTGACGAAGGTGCGCATCGAGACGCCGCGCCTGTACCTGGTGCAGGACGAGCGCGGCCTCAACCTGATGCGCGCGCTGGAGCCCCGGGAGCCCAAGCCCGAGGAGCCCCCCACCCAGAGCAAGAGCGCGCTGCGCATCGACCTGAAGGACTTCGAGCTGAGCCACGGCTCCGTGGACTTCCAGCAGGAGCTGCCGGACGGCGGCGAGCGGCAGGTGCGCCTGGAGGAGCTGAGCGCGAAGGGCGAGGGCCACTACGCGCTGGCGGACATGGACTTCGCCGCGGACCTGCAGGCCACGGGCGGCCTCACCCGCCCGCTCCAGGGCCCGGTGCGCCTGGCGCTCAAGGGCCAGGGCCGGGACGTGGTGCGCCAGCTGGACGCGCAGCTCGGGCTGGCGGGCATCGAGGCGGACCTGGGGGCGAAGCAGACGGGTGAGACGGCCGCGGCGGTGGAGCTGCGCCGGCTGGCCGTGCCGCCCGGGCCGGTGAAGGCCTTCGTGCCCGCGTACCCGCTGGTGGTGCCCATTGAAGCGAAGGGCACCGCGTCCATGGACGGCGACCTCGCGAAGGCGAACCTGGCCGCCTCCGCGGGCAAGGCCACGCTGGACCTCGTGGGCGACGTGAACCTCAAGACGTTCCGCACCTCGGAGACCACCGTGAAGGCGCGGGGGGTCAACCTGGCGGAGCTGATGGAGAACGGCATCCCCACCAACATCGCCGCGGACCTCGTCGCGCACGGCGGTGGCGACAGCGTGGAGACGCTCGACGGCGACGTGGCCCTCACCGTGACGCCGTCCAAGTTCCGGGGCCAGTCCGTGGGCCCCATCGAGCTGAAGGCGAGCGCCAAGGAGGGCCACTACCAGGTGGGCAACCTGCGCGTGCTGATGCCGGGCGCGGCGCTCATCGCGTCCGGCGAGGGCACCGCGAAGTCGCTGCAGGCGCGCGGCAGCCTGTCCGCGGGCGACCTGAAGCTGCTGTCGGCGGCGCTCGACAAGCTGCTGCCCGGCGGCACCGTGCCGCCCATGTCCGGCAGCGGTTCGCTGGAACTTCAAGTCCAGGGGCCGCCGCGCTCTCCGGGCGTGAAGGCGGACGGCAACTTCGTGGCGCTGAACTACGGCGACATCGCCATCCAGGACCTGTCGCTCAAGGCGAACGTGCCGGACGTCACCCGCCCGCTCACCACGGACGCCACCGTGCTGGTGAGCCAGTTGAAGACCGGGGGCAAGACGTTCCGCGACCTGTCCCTGGCGCTCACCACCGGCGAGAACCGCGCCTTGAAGGCGAGCGTGCGCGTGGACGGCGACGCGACAATCGCGCTGGGCGTGGAGGGCACCGTGGACGCGGACAACGAGGGGCTCGCCATGCGCGTCTTCTCGCTGTCCTGGCCCGAGGCCACCTGGACGCTCCAGCAGCCCACGCACCTGACCTTCGGGGGTGGGCGCATCGCGCTGCAGCCGCCGCTGTCGCTCGCGTCCGGGCCGCAGACCCTGAGGGTGGCCGCGGTGAAGGACGGCGAGCGCGTGGACGCGCGCATCGACCTGGGCGCCTTTGATTTGTCCAAGCTGCCGCGCATCGCGGTGCCGGAGGACCTGGGGCTGGGCGGCACGCTGTCCGGCCACGTCGCGGCGAAGGGGCGCATGGCGCGGCCGGACGCGGACGTGGACCTCACCCTGGTGGATGGCCGCGCTCACGGCTACCAGGGCCTGGGGCTCCAGGTGAAGGCGCGGTACGAGAAGGACCGCGCCACCGGCACGCTGGGGGCGGAGCTGAACGCGGCGCGCGTGTCCTCGAAGTTCGACGTGCCCGTGCAGGGCGTGCTGCGCCGGCGCAACGAGCCGCTGTCCCTGACGGTGAACCTGGAGAAGCTGGACGTCGCGGAGGCGCTGAAGCTGGCCCAGCAGCCGCCCGGCCCCACGGGGCAGATGACGGGCACGCTGGTGGTGGATGGCTCCGCGAAGGATCCCCGGCTGGACCTGAAGGTGGTGGGCGCGGACCTGCGCTACCCCAACCGGCCGGAGGCCCTCTTCGCGCAGGCGCTGGGCTTCGAGCTGCACGCGAGCTCCGACGCGAACGACGCGACGCTGGGCGCCCGGCTGGACGTGAAGGGCGTGGCGCCGCAGGCCTACGTGCAGGTGAAGACGCCCTTCACGCTGGGCGGCGTCATCTCGAAGCCGCCCACGCCCGCGCAGGCGCTGGAGGCGCCGCTGCACCTGGAGGCGCTGGTGTCGGAGCTGCCGCTGAAGCTGCTCCAGGGCGCGGACGGCGTGGACAAGCCGGACGGCACGGTGACGCTGAAGGCGGACGTGAACGGCGCCGCGCTCGCGCCGCAGGGCCGCGTGGAGCTGGTGGCCCGGGGTGTCACCGCCAACGGCCTGCCGCCCCTCAACGGCACCGCGCTGGCGCTGGCGGGCAACGAGGACGTGAAGCTGACCCTGGACGTGCAGCGCCCCAACGGCCCGCTGGCCACGCTGGAGGCGCGCGTGCTGGCGCCGCTGGCCGCGCTCCAGGACCGCGAGGTGGCCAGCCGCGTGCCCTTCCGCATGAAGGGGCGCGTGGGGCCCGTGCCCCTCACTGAGATTCCCGGCATGTCGGTGCAGCCGGCGCAGGGCAACCGCGGGCCGCAGGGCGTGCTGTCCATGGAGCTGGTGGCGCGCGGCACACCAGAGGCCCCGGAGCTGGAGGTGAACGCGGGCCTGCAGGGGCTGGGCGTGGCGCAGACGGCGCTGGGACAGGCGCGGCTGCACTACTCCTACTCGGAGGCGAAGTCCCTCTTCGACGCGATGCTCACCGCGCCCGGCGGCGGGTCGCTGCTGCTGGGCGGCACCATGACCCTGGACCTGTCCCTGCCCGCGTTCCAGTCCGCGCAGGGGCCCGCGAAGAAGGTGGACCGGGCGCCGGTGGAGCTGTCGCTGCGCGCGCGCCGCTTCGACCCGACGTTCCTCTCCGGCACCTCCCCGTACGTGCGCTCGCTGGGCGGCCTCATCCAGGCGGACGCGAACCTGGGCGGCACCGTGGGCGCGCCCACCTTCAAGGGCGACCTGGCGTGGAAGGACGGCCGGCTGGGGCTGATGGGCCTGGGCGAGTACCACGACATCCAGCTCGCGCTGAACGCGTCCCAGGAGCGCATCGACCTCAAGCAGCTCACCGCGAAGTCCGGCAACGGCACGCTGGAGCTGACGGCCACCGCGAAGCGCCAGGGCCAGAGCGGCGAGTTCGTCCTGGAGGGCAAGGGCAACACCAAGAACCTGCCCATCGTGGTCGAAGACCAGCTGATGGCCCTGCTGTCGCTGAACCTGTCCATGAAGGGCAGCCTCACCGAGCGGCTGGTGAACATCAGCGACCTGTCCATCCCGGAGGCGCACGTCGAATTGCCGGAGGCCAAGCGCAAGGACCTGCAGCCCCTGGAGCGCCCCGTGGACGTGGTGCTGGTCCGCAACGGCGTGCCGGTGGACAAGCGCAAGAAGAAGGAGAAGACGCCCACGCAGGTGGCCACGTCGCCCAAGGCGCAGAACCCGCGCAACGCGCCGGACTCGCCCGGCATGCCCGGCAATCCGCAGGCCACTCCGGGCGACGGCGGCCCGAGCGCCCCCACGTCGGAGGCGGAGGCAGAGGCGCTGTCGGAGGAAGGCGAGGAGGAGGCGCCGCCGCAGCGTCAGTTCTGGGTGAACATCAACGCGCCCCGCAACCTGTGGGTGCGCGGCACGGACCTCAACGTGCAGCTGGGCCTGTCCGAGGGCTTCCGCGTCGAGTACGCCAACGAGGCGCGCATCTTCGGCGAGGTGATGGTGCTGCTCGGCCGCGTGGACGTGCTGGGCCGCCGCTTCGACGTGCAGCGCGACAGCCAGGTGCGCTTCACCGGCCCGGTGATGACGCCGTACATCAACGTCACCGCCGAGCACCGCAACGAGAGCGCGGGCGTCACCGTCTTCGTCACCGTGCGCGGCCAGGGCAAGGACGTGACGCTGAAGACGACGAGCGACCCGGCCCTGCCCGAGTCGGAAATCTACACGCTGCTCGCCACCGGCCGGCGCACGCTGGAGCGCGGCTCCGGCGCGTCCATGAACGCGGGCGCGCAGGCCGCGTCGGTGGTGGGCTCGTTCGTCGCCAACGAGGCGCGCAAGGCCATCGCGTCGAAGCTGCCCCTGGACGTGCTCTCCATCGAAGCGGGCGACAGCGGCATCTCCGGCACCAAGCTGGAGGTGGGCACGTACGTGACGGATAAAATCTACGTGGGCTACACCGGCCGCGTGGGCGCCAACCTCCAGCGCGGCGAGAACGCCAACGCCGTGCGCTTCCAGTACCTCTTCAGCCCGCGCTGGAGCCTGGAGGGCATGTACGGCGACGCGCGCGCCGGCAGCCTGGACCTCATCTGGACCAAGGAGTACTGA